A window of Cyclopterus lumpus isolate fCycLum1 chromosome 14, fCycLum1.pri, whole genome shotgun sequence contains these coding sequences:
- the pom121 gene encoding LOW QUALITY PROTEIN: nuclear envelope pore membrane protein POM 121 (The sequence of the model RefSeq protein was modified relative to this genomic sequence to represent the inferred CDS: deleted 1 base in 1 codon), translating to MRVLRRRAAAMSPREKHLAILLALGGVILGLYFIPAFLFVTLILAVFCIVCYYLSREQFPARLGLKPRAGVNLPSVLRRWLWGWERTGVSLAARMGTKSGRNKTELRDAGGNFRERLVETGIYRRETLASESFLFSPRELLMGSYIGKPESPTADSMRPRVGRNPREQLREKLSRPNHAVYTPNRRLSFAGELPGTMSGFAIAPKRHYPLQQQGVSSVGIIPPLKWDGFKKKNILSPRNSPVGLSPVTVKIARPDHHSSPRLDHLSCAGLPRAPVDPCSRESVLKVLKESRKRVVEDEDKSFTTEQESKRRRNDSGGSAHSAVESLLPNGAPSQLVPKPGNMKRGITSLAEDSIMKRSRTSSISSGSGVHALRGTPGSRRNPIQSSYSSSLGLSQWKKRSAPSSPLSSPGSSRSQTPEGASKRPREDDGLSPSSASSVRPDQTASDKAPVTSKLTPGPKVPVTTSTDSTSSGGKRKRKIQLVSSNRDDHISLPPPPELGYTITVKDIDEEKRAALSKIQKVLETPATEPEKSASPPATITTQLGTSFSSTNTTTLSSLLAAPLPTASSSPIPVINLDPSPGSSVSTAPATSNPLLEALKMKIIIPSSTTPAANTATVPASTTPVQSSGLTLKVSTTVVTPQLPPASQSHSSSAGVEQPSAFSHVLGQVYKVSSNTPPVTGTGLFGLASQISTPAASSASYPVTATATAPASSSASVSNANPLLASGFKPIFSVTTNSTSAATSATESKPPAQNFKSIFGAATAGAGFGQPPPYTTTNPASTVSLSSTSSMFGGSISSTMVTPSGFPGMTNVPTCTASTGSITTTQPAVQPAGKSLFGNWSAASTTSASSAPVQAPNRGSPFPFGTATTVAAVTTTSSNGAFSFGSTQSDPQAANQKVFPFGQAAPGQNTTTASFGGFAITNTVSAAAAAAAAAAAAAAAATTATTQSNFTFGKSSFQAPVTQSTFGSSAAPAAQSAFGSTAAAQLTFGSSAAPASKSTFGSTVATQSAFGSTAAPATQSAFGSSAAPAAQSTFGSTSTFGSSAAAQSTFGSSAAAQSTFGSSSVGQSTFGSTAAAQSTFGSSAATSKPFSFGGSRAASSIPASNTAPPPFPFGSTAVTKATSFGTPVKPAFGASATGFAFGGTTAPSAAPSFGAVTQTQSSTSFTFGSAAPQQAPAGPAQPAPSGFNFSASMPGPQFGTPVSNNPAPQMGSFNFGAAATDKPAFGTSTPSFGQSAAAAGPIPFGSPGTPVQSFNAVPFGSPAAPSFSIGAGSKPAGARQRLQARRHNIRKK from the exons ATGAGAGTCCTCCGGCGGCGCGCTGCCGCCATGTCACCTAGAGAGAAACATTTAGCGATTCTCCTAGCTCTAGGCGGAGTCATTCTCGGTCTTTATTTTATtcctgcatttctttttgtgaCTTTAATTCTCGCAGTGTTTTGTATCGTGTGTTACTATCTCAGTAGAGAACAGTTTCCCGCCAGGCTAGGCCTCAAGCCACGAGCTGGGGTGAACCTCCCGTCCGTACTCCGGCGCTGGTTGTGGGGTTGGGAGAGGACCGGCGTGTCGTTGGCCGCGCGGATGGGAACCAAGAGCGGCAGGAACAAAACCGAGCTCCGGGACGCAGGGGGGAACTTCAGAGAGAGGCTCGTTGAAACTGGGATTTATCGCAGGGAAACCTTGGCAAGtgaatcttttcttttcagccCTCGGGAATTACTCATGGGGAGCTACATCGGGAAGCCTGAAAGTCCAACTGCCGACTCGATGAGGCCGAGAGTCGGGAGAAATCCCCGAGAGCAGTTGCGGGAGAAACTGTCCCGACCCAACCATGCCGTCTACACCCCGAACAGGAGGCTGTCTTTCGCTGG gGAGCTGCCGGGCACAATGAGCGGATTCGCCATCGCCCCCAAGCGTCACTATCCCTTGCAGCAGCAAGGTGTCTCGTCAGTGGGAATCATACCGCCTCTCAAGTGGGATggcttcaaaaagaaaaacatcctcAGCCCCCGTAACTCCCCGGTTGGCCTCAGCCCAGTTACTGTGAAGATCGCCCGGCCGGACCACCACAGCTCTCCCAG ATTGGACCATCTGAGTTGTGCAGGGCTCCCCAGGGCCCCTGTAGACCCCTGCTCCAGAGAAAGTGTGCTCAAGGTGCTGAAAGAAAGCCGCAAGAGAGTTGTTGAGGATGAGGACAAAAGCTTCACAACTGAGCAGGAAAGCAAAAGAAG ACGTAATGATAGCGGTGGAAGTGCACACTCTGCTGTTGAGTCTCTTCTGCCCAACGGGGCGCCGTCACAGCTGGTCCCTAA gccAGGAAATATGAAAAGAGGAATAACCTCACTTGCTGAAGACTCCATCATGAAGAGGTCTCGCACGTCCTCCATCAGCTCTGGCAGTGGGGTCCATGCTCTGAGAGGAACCCCAGGTTCAAGGAGAAACCCTATCCAGAGCTCCTACAGTTCTTCACTAGGCCTCAGTCAG TGGAAGAAGCGCTCAGCACCCAGCTCCCCTCTATCCAGTCCTGGATCATCTCGCTCTCAGACTCCAGAGGGAGCCTCCAAAAGACCCAG AGAGGACGACGGGCTGTCTCCGAGCTCCGCATCCTCAGTGAGGCCAGACCAGACAGCCTCAGACAAGGCACCTGTTACTT CCAAACTGACGCCAGGCCCCAAGGTCCCAGTCACTACCTCAACAGACTCTACTAGTAGTGGTGGAAAGAGAAAACGCAAGATCCAGCTGGTGTCCAGCAACCGGGATGATCACATCTCTCTG CCCCCGCCTCCAGAGCTGGGCTACACTATCACTGTGAAAGACATAGATGAAGAGAAAAGAGCCGCCCTCAGCAAGATCCAGAAGGTCCTGGAGACGCCTG CTACAGAGCCAGAAAAGTCTGCCTCTCCCCCAGCCACCATTACCACCCAGCTCGGCACCTCTTTCAGCTCCACCAACACAACCACCTTGAGCAGCCTTCTAGCAGCTCCTCTGCCCACAGCCTCCAGCTCTCCCATCCCAGTCATCAACCTGGATCCCAGTCCAGGCAGCAGTGTCAGCACGGCACCTGCAACCTCTAACCCACTGCTGGAGGCTCTGAAGATGAAGATAATTATTCCTTCTAGCACCACACCTGCTGCCAACACAGCTACAG TGCCTGCATCAACCACACCGGTACAATCCAGTGGCTTAACCCTGAAGGTTTCGACTACAGTGGTTACCCCAcagcttcctcctgcctcccagTCTCATTCCTCCTCTGCAGGTGTGGAGCAGCCCTCTGCCTTTTCTCATGTGCTGGGTCAGGTCTACAAGGTTTCCAGCAACACTCCACCTGTTACAGGAACAGGCCTGTTTGGATTGGCCAGTCAGATCAGCACCCCCGCTGCTTCTTCAGCTTCTTACCCGGTCACTGCCACTGCGACTGCTCCAGCCAGCAGCTCAGCGTCCGTCAGTAATGCCAACCCTCTGCTGGCTTCAGGGTTCAAGCCCATTTTTTCCGTCACCACTAACTCCACCTCCGCAGCTACATCAGCCACTGAGAGCAAACCTCCTGCCCAAAATTTCAAGTCCATCTTTGGAGCTGCCACTGCAGGTGCTGGCTTTGGACAGCCTCCACCCTACACAACTACAAACCCAGCTTCTACAGTTTCTTTAAGTAGTACATCCTCTATGTTTGGTGGATCTATAAGCAGCACCATGGTTACCCCATCTGGTTTCCCTGGCATGACCAATGTCCCCACTTGCACAGCCTCCACTGGTTCCATCACCACAACACAGCCTGCAGTCCAGCCTGCTGGGAAATCCCTCTTTGGAAACTGGTCAGCAGCATCCACAACAAGTGCCAGCTCAGCCCCAGTGCAGGCCCCTAATAGAGGGAGCCCATTTCCATTTGGAACTGCTACCACAGTTGCTGCTGTTACCACAACCTCTAGCAACGGCGCCTTCTCTTTTGGTTCCACACAGTCAGACCCTCAAGCAGCAAACCAGAAGGTATTTCCCTTTGGCCAGGCAGCTCCTGGCCAGAACACGACCACTGCTTCATTTGGAGGTTTTGCCATTACCAACACGGTCtctgctgctgcggctgctgctgcggctgctgctgctgctgcggctgctgctactactgctactacccAGTCCAATTTTACCTTTGGAAAGTCGTCGTTTCAAGCACCGGTCACGCAGTCAACCTTTGGCTCCTCGGCGGCACCGGCAGCACAGTCGGCCTTTGGCTCCACGGCGGCAGCGCAGCTGACCTTTGGCTCCTCGGCGGCACCGGCATCAAAGTCAACCTTCGGCTCCACGGTGGCCACGCAGTCAGCCTTTGGCTCCACGGCGGCACCGGCCACGCAGTCGGCCTTCGGCTCCTCGGCGGCACCGGCAGCACAGTCAACCTTCGGCTCCACG TCGACCTTCGGTTCCTCGGCCGCAGCGCAATCGACCTTTGGCTCTTCGGCTGCAGCGCAGTCGACCTTCGGCTCCTCGTCCGTAGGGCAGTCGACCTTCGGCTCCACGGCCGCAGCGCAGTCGACCTTCGGGTCCTCGGCAGCAACCTCAAAACCGTTCTCCTTTGGAGGCAGCAGAGCAGCCTCATCCATACCAGCTTCTAACACCGCGCCTCCTCCTTTCCCTTTTGGGTCAACTGCTGTCACCAAAGCAACCAGCTTTGGGACCCCAGTTAAACCTGCATTTGGAGCCAGCGCCACTGGTTTTGCTTTTGGTGGCACCACTGCTCCCTCAGCTGCACCGAGCTTCGGTGCAGTAACCCAGACTCAGAGTTCCACCTCCTTCACATTTGGCAGTGCTGCTCCTCAGCAGGCTCCCGCCGGCCCTGCTCAACCAGCACCCAGTGGATTTAACTTCAGTGCTAGTATGCCAGGCCCCCAGTTTGGAACCCCAGTCTCCAATAATCCTGCACCGCAGATGGGAAGCTTCAACTTTGGGGCTGCTGCTACTGACAAACCTGCTTTTg GGACGTCTACCCCATCTTTTGGccagagtgctgctgctgcaggtccAATTCCCTTTGGAAGCCCTGGAACTCCAGTCCAAAGCTTCAACGCTGTTCCTTTTG GGTCTCCAGCGGCACCCTCT TTCTCTATTGGAGCCGGGTCAAAGCCAGCTGGAGCTCGCCAGAGGCTGCAGGCGCGGAGGCACAACATCAGGAAGAAGTAA